Proteins from a single region of Desulfolutivibrio sulfoxidireducens:
- a CDS encoding RluA family pseudouridine synthase — MGDRVSVVRVEEAEDGRKLLDFVRRRAGKDVPQGAVMRWIRTGQVRVDGRRAKPYDRLAAGQNVRLPPYRPGEKAEAGRMAAMEAPAVPPPTVYEDDEVLVLAKPAGLPVHPGTGHADSVHTRLAAAFADAAFIPAPVHRLDKDTSGLLVAAKTRRAANEAAQAFRDGRVDKDYLAWVAGEWTRSAVGQAYAMRDSLAKSGPAGRERMHAGMDADVGCQALAEAVPLMVTRERSLLVVRLLTGRTHQIRVQLASRGHPVLGDRKYGGPGYGGTGLLLHCWRLALLGREWVLPPPWTGEDAVPDDLLRHMARGRTKNAAGPARSPVTTKSGSRS; from the coding sequence ATGGGGGATAGGGTTTCGGTGGTGCGGGTCGAGGAGGCCGAGGACGGCAGAAAACTCCTGGACTTCGTCAGACGCCGGGCCGGAAAGGACGTCCCCCAGGGCGCGGTCATGCGCTGGATCCGCACCGGACAGGTCCGGGTGGACGGCCGTCGGGCCAAGCCCTATGACCGCCTGGCGGCGGGCCAGAACGTACGCCTGCCCCCGTACCGGCCGGGTGAAAAGGCCGAGGCGGGACGGATGGCCGCCATGGAGGCCCCGGCCGTGCCGCCGCCCACCGTGTATGAAGACGACGAGGTGCTGGTCCTGGCCAAGCCCGCCGGCCTGCCCGTCCACCCCGGCACCGGACACGCCGACTCCGTCCACACCCGCCTGGCCGCCGCCTTTGCCGACGCGGCCTTCATCCCCGCCCCGGTCCACCGCCTGGACAAGGACACCTCGGGCCTGCTTGTCGCGGCCAAAACCCGCCGCGCCGCGAACGAGGCGGCCCAGGCCTTTCGCGACGGCCGCGTGGACAAGGACTATCTGGCCTGGGTGGCCGGGGAATGGACCCGAAGCGCCGTGGGCCAGGCCTACGCCATGCGCGACAGCCTGGCCAAGTCCGGACCGGCCGGAAGGGAACGGATGCACGCGGGGATGGATGCCGACGTCGGATGCCAGGCCCTGGCCGAGGCGGTCCCCCTCATGGTGACCCGGGAGAGGTCCCTGCTTGTGGTGCGGCTTTTGACAGGAAGAACCCACCAGATCCGGGTCCAGCTCGCCTCACGGGGGCATCCGGTGCTCGGCGACCGCAAGTACGGCGGTCCCGGATACGGCGGCACGGGGCTTTTGCTGCACTGCTGGCGCCTGGCCCTTCTGGGCCGGGAATGGGTCCTGCCCCCGCCCTGGACCGGAGAGGACGCCGTGCCGGACGACCTCCTGCGACACATGGCGCGGGGTCGGACCAAAAACGCGGCCGGACCCGCCCGGTCCCCTGTCACAACAAAATCCGGTAGTCGATCTTGA
- a CDS encoding cytotoxic translational repressor of toxin-antitoxin stability system, translating to MRWTVTAHKGVRKQMERIPETVRARVFALFLEIERAGPIRGNWPNYGKLGPRRHHCHIKKGRPTYVAVWEESEQSVRLVEVTYVGTHEKAPY from the coding sequence ATGCGTTGGACGGTCACGGCGCACAAAGGCGTACGCAAGCAGATGGAGAGGATTCCGGAAACCGTGCGCGCCAGAGTGTTCGCCCTGTTTTTGGAGATCGAGCGGGCCGGCCCCATCCGGGGCAATTGGCCCAATTACGGGAAGCTTGGCCCCAGGCGGCATCATTGCCACATAAAAAAAGGACGCCCCACGTATGTGGCCGTGTGGGAGGAGTCGGAGCAAAGCGTCCGGCTGGTGGAGGTGACCTATGTTGGAACCCACGAAAAAGCCCCCTACTGA
- a CDS encoding Na+/H+ antiporter NhaC family protein has translation MSQQTVPSDFNPALKMYGGQWGAALPLVLLVGGLLWLSLAGPANPKSFWSIGFLAICGGLLLAKSKKEYCATVLRGISDRSAGVLIASWIFASVFGQIMQAGGIIEGLLWFGLNTGAQGSVFTVITFVAAMLFSLGTGTANGTILALTPVMYPAGVFLGADPVFLATAILSGGAFGDSYSPISSSNITSAFTQDADLRLITRTRAPLVLAAAAISLVIFAVFGGGGEVKPPMEFSAAMSPECLFLLLGFAVVIVCSLLGRPLIESLTYGIITAIAIGIAIGRLSFQQLLHPVTKSGMSTGLFEDGVNGVVGVIIFILFVLGIIRVVMESGIMETIVNWVQKAFVKNLRQAEVTIITSTVLTTIPISANVPCEVLLGKTFVSPISKRFGITPERAADLLCCSVCTIFYMLPWHIVCALWFNTVSNAATKYQLYAPPISAAFVMPYGWSLLFVLYFSAITGWQKRIPSESMATSS, from the coding sequence ATGTCTCAGCAAACAGTGCCGAGTGATTTCAACCCTGCGCTCAAGATGTATGGAGGGCAGTGGGGTGCGGCCCTCCCCCTCGTTTTGCTTGTGGGGGGCCTGCTGTGGCTTTCCCTGGCGGGTCCGGCTAACCCGAAAAGCTTTTGGAGCATAGGTTTTCTTGCCATCTGCGGCGGGCTGTTGTTGGCAAAAAGCAAGAAAGAATATTGCGCGACGGTTCTACGCGGTATCAGCGACCGTAGCGCCGGCGTGCTGATAGCCTCGTGGATCTTTGCAAGTGTCTTCGGGCAGATCATGCAGGCCGGAGGCATCATTGAAGGATTGCTCTGGTTCGGCTTGAACACGGGCGCGCAAGGGAGCGTGTTCACGGTCATCACGTTCGTGGCCGCCATGCTCTTTTCCCTGGGGACAGGCACGGCCAACGGCACCATTCTGGCCCTCACACCCGTCATGTATCCGGCCGGCGTCTTTTTGGGGGCGGACCCAGTGTTCCTGGCGACCGCCATCCTCTCCGGCGGTGCTTTTGGCGACAGCTATTCGCCCATCTCCTCATCCAACATCACCTCCGCCTTCACCCAGGACGCCGACCTCCGCCTGATCACACGCACCCGAGCGCCCCTTGTGCTCGCCGCCGCGGCCATTTCCCTCGTCATCTTCGCGGTTTTCGGCGGCGGCGGGGAGGTAAAACCCCCGATGGAGTTTTCAGCGGCCATGTCGCCCGAGTGCCTGTTTTTGCTCTTAGGCTTCGCAGTGGTCATCGTCTGCTCACTCTTAGGAAGGCCTCTCATCGAGTCCCTCACCTACGGTATCATCACGGCCATTGCCATCGGCATTGCCATCGGCAGACTGAGTTTCCAACAACTCCTGCACCCGGTCACCAAGAGCGGCATGAGCACCGGCCTTTTTGAAGATGGAGTGAACGGCGTGGTGGGTGTCATCATCTTCATCCTGTTCGTGCTCGGCATCATTCGGGTGGTCATGGAAAGCGGAATAATGGAGACTATCGTGAACTGGGTGCAGAAGGCCTTCGTGAAAAACCTCCGCCAGGCCGAAGTGACCATCATCACCTCGACGGTTCTGACCACGATTCCTATCTCCGCCAACGTGCCCTGCGAGGTACTTCTGGGCAAAACCTTTGTCAGCCCCATTTCCAAGCGCTTCGGCATCACTCCTGAGCGCGCGGCGGACCTGCTGTGCTGCTCGGTGTGTACCATCTTCTATATGCTTCCATGGCATATTGTGTGCGCTTTGTGGTTCAACACCGTGTCCAACGCCGCAACGAAGTATCAGTTGTACGCCCCGCCAATATCTGCCGCATTTGTCATGCCCTACGGATGGTCATTGCTTTTCGTCCTCTATTTCTCGGCCATAACTGGATGGCAAAAGCGCATTCCCTCCGAATCAATGGCAACATCATCATAA
- a CDS encoding LexA family transcriptional regulator: protein MVYQESESGYNTFEDAFERIKKSTGLRTQVEVAKLLDIRQSSISDAKRRKSIPDGWLIKLYQLYGLNPNWVLDGEQPQFLGERKGGGLTVMESSEGYGARKPKHHTVPVCAMTLPEGAEGGWVETPVESITIADRFHRPSLLVVRMDEEHMEPLIRRGAFVGIDKDRKTIRSGGIYALDLPVEGLVIKRLSYDAENAKILLRSENTGFEDQQISAEEGASRVVGRVVWVLQEL, encoded by the coding sequence ATGGTGTACCAAGAATCGGAATCCGGATACAACACATTCGAAGACGCCTTCGAACGGATCAAGAAATCCACAGGGCTGCGCACCCAGGTGGAGGTGGCCAAGCTCCTGGACATCCGCCAGTCGAGCATCTCCGACGCCAAGCGCCGCAAGTCCATCCCGGACGGCTGGCTGATCAAGCTCTACCAACTCTACGGGCTCAATCCCAACTGGGTTCTCGATGGTGAGCAGCCGCAGTTTTTGGGCGAGCGCAAGGGCGGCGGCCTGACGGTCATGGAGTCCTCGGAGGGGTACGGGGCCCGCAAGCCCAAGCATCACACCGTGCCCGTGTGTGCCATGACCCTGCCGGAAGGCGCCGAGGGCGGCTGGGTGGAGACGCCCGTCGAGAGCATCACCATCGCCGACAGGTTCCATCGCCCGTCCCTGCTGGTCGTGCGCATGGACGAGGAGCACATGGAGCCCCTGATCCGTCGGGGGGCGTTCGTTGGCATCGACAAAGACCGCAAGACCATTCGCTCGGGTGGCATCTACGCCCTGGACCTCCCCGTGGAGGGGCTGGTGATCAAGCGGCTCAGCTACGATGCGGAAAACGCCAAAATCCTTCTGCGTTCGGAGAACACAGGTTTCGAGGATCAGCAGATATCGGCCGAGGAAGGCGCCTCCCGGGTGGTCGGCCGGGTCGTGTGGGTCTTGCAGGAGCTTTAG
- a CDS encoding helix-turn-helix transcriptional regulator has translation MDKDTLLRNLRNLADAIVLFYGRNCEVAIHDLSQLESSLVYIAGSITNRAVGAPATDFLIEHISKYGDEAPDLPPYSTNTSDGRPLKSSLSFVRDAKGKLIYAICMNYNVTSYLNAIATLEDHVCMSTGSDDGQSIETFASTSEETSEAIVRKVLKEFGKHPVDLNRDERISLVCEFKQAGAFRFKGMVEHVSKLMGISKYTLYSYKKMCPDEKQ, from the coding sequence ATGGACAAAGATACTCTTCTTCGAAATTTGCGCAATTTGGCGGATGCGATTGTTCTTTTTTACGGTCGCAACTGTGAAGTCGCCATCCATGATTTGAGTCAGCTCGAATCTTCTCTGGTGTATATCGCTGGATCAATAACCAACCGCGCGGTGGGGGCTCCAGCAACGGATTTTCTCATCGAGCATATTTCAAAGTACGGCGATGAAGCGCCGGATCTTCCTCCTTATTCCACGAACACTAGCGATGGGCGTCCTCTGAAGTCCTCGCTCTCATTTGTACGCGATGCGAAAGGAAAACTCATATATGCAATTTGCATGAACTACAATGTAACGAGCTATTTGAATGCTATTGCAACACTGGAAGACCATGTATGTATGAGTACAGGTTCGGATGATGGTCAGAGCATTGAAACGTTTGCCAGTACTTCTGAGGAAACAAGTGAAGCCATTGTCCGAAAAGTACTGAAAGAATTCGGAAAGCATCCAGTAGACCTGAACCGAGATGAACGAATCTCCCTGGTGTGTGAATTTAAGCAGGCAGGGGCTTTCCGTTTCAAAGGCATGGTGGAGCATGTCTCAAAGTTGATGGGAATATCCAAATATACGCTATACAGTTACAAGAAGATGTGTCCAGACGAGAAGCAATAG
- a CDS encoding DUF362 domain-containing protein gives MTIPVHFARVPGYDSPDLTRTVAELLWAAGFRPTPGTRVLVKPNLVAPKRACLSCTHPAVVRAACEYLLACQALVSVGDSPAFGTARIVARICGLTEALRDLPVDIVNFTRPRPVRLSFGGKIGVAAQALDAGIILNIPRLKVHDQMGLTGAVKNTFGCVAGSRKSLAHQVYGERGNRFERLIIEVMQRLPDTFHLLDGITAMHVHGPVGGEPFDLGLVAAAKNPVALDTAVCGLLGMAPDMVPLWREALAANLPGARPKDIAYPLRGPTDFDATGFSWPTVLSPVAFRPLRLLKGRLKSLLTRFR, from the coding sequence ATGACCATCCCCGTCCATTTCGCCCGAGTCCCGGGCTATGACTCGCCGGATCTCACCCGGACCGTGGCCGAGCTTCTTTGGGCCGCCGGATTTCGCCCGACCCCGGGGACCCGGGTCCTGGTCAAACCCAACCTCGTGGCCCCCAAACGTGCCTGCCTGTCCTGCACCCATCCGGCCGTGGTCCGGGCGGCCTGCGAATATCTCCTTGCCTGCCAGGCCCTGGTCAGCGTGGGCGACTCCCCGGCCTTCGGCACGGCCCGCATCGTGGCCCGCATCTGCGGCCTGACCGAGGCCCTGCGCGACCTTCCCGTGGACATCGTGAACTTCACCCGGCCCCGCCCCGTCCGCCTGTCCTTCGGAGGAAAAATCGGCGTGGCCGCCCAGGCCCTTGACGCCGGGATCATCCTGAACATCCCCCGGCTCAAGGTCCACGACCAGATGGGCCTGACCGGCGCGGTCAAAAACACCTTCGGGTGCGTGGCCGGGTCGCGCAAATCCCTGGCCCATCAGGTTTACGGCGAGCGGGGCAACCGCTTCGAGCGCCTGATCATCGAGGTCATGCAACGCCTTCCGGACACCTTCCATCTCCTGGACGGCATCACGGCCATGCACGTCCACGGCCCTGTGGGCGGGGAACCCTTCGACCTGGGCCTTGTGGCCGCCGCGAAAAACCCCGTGGCCCTGGACACGGCCGTGTGCGGCCTGCTGGGAATGGCCCCGGACATGGTCCCCCTGTGGCGCGAGGCCCTGGCCGCGAACCTGCCCGGGGCGCGCCCAAAGGACATCGCCTATCCCCTTCGCGGCCCGACGGACTTCGACGCCACGGGCTTTTCCTGGCCAACGGTCCTTTCCCCGGTGGCCTTTCGCCCCCTGCGCCTCCTGAAGGGCCGCCTGAAAAGCCTCCTGACCCGATTTCGTTGA
- a CDS encoding branched-chain amino acid ABC transporter permease, with product MTSPVSHQPRNAAAFFLILCAVGVLLPNFRLLVVNQHLFLAINVLALNFCLGLGGQISLAQGGMAGLGAYASVLAHAHFPQASAIIVPAVALVAFTLAAAVSRPMERLGEGFLAMATLGLSLIFTNLVLTMESVTGGSAGMMVDTRLTLPFIGPLSGDRTFFFLFLGLLALGCWMFAAIKDSRPGRALLAIKDDPLAASSCGIDRPAIRCVSFGLGGAFSAMAGMLHAHYGGFVNPEQFNLELSLKALLFLVIGGPGNLLRPLVAVMVLETLMSGMQFLGEGRTLAHGLLLTAALLAGYWRAARPGRFRSAPASVADGHKPM from the coding sequence ATGACCTCCCCCGTCTCGCACCAACCCCGCAACGCGGCGGCCTTTTTCCTGATCCTGTGCGCCGTGGGCGTTCTTTTGCCGAACTTTCGCCTTTTGGTGGTCAACCAGCATCTTTTTTTGGCCATAAACGTCCTGGCGTTGAACTTCTGCCTGGGCCTGGGCGGCCAGATCTCCCTGGCCCAGGGGGGCATGGCCGGCCTCGGGGCCTACGCCTCGGTCCTGGCCCACGCCCATTTCCCCCAGGCCTCGGCGATCATCGTCCCGGCCGTGGCGCTTGTCGCCTTCACCCTGGCCGCGGCCGTAAGCCGCCCCATGGAGCGCCTGGGAGAGGGGTTTCTGGCCATGGCCACCCTCGGGCTCTCGCTCATCTTCACCAATCTGGTCTTGACCATGGAGTCCGTCACGGGCGGTTCGGCTGGGATGATGGTCGATACCCGGCTCACCCTGCCCTTCATCGGCCCGCTTTCCGGCGACCGGACCTTCTTTTTCCTTTTCCTGGGACTTCTGGCCCTGGGCTGCTGGATGTTCGCGGCCATAAAGGACAGCCGGCCCGGCCGGGCGCTTCTGGCCATAAAGGACGACCCGCTTGCGGCATCGAGCTGCGGCATCGACCGACCGGCCATACGCTGCGTGTCCTTTGGCCTTGGGGGCGCGTTTTCGGCCATGGCCGGGATGCTGCACGCCCACTACGGCGGATTCGTCAACCCCGAGCAGTTCAATCTGGAGTTGTCGCTCAAGGCCCTTTTGTTCCTGGTCATCGGCGGCCCGGGGAACCTCCTGCGTCCCCTGGTGGCCGTCATGGTCCTGGAGACGCTCATGTCCGGCATGCAGTTTCTGGGCGAGGGCCGCACCCTGGCCCACGGCCTGCTCCTGACCGCGGCCCTTCTGGCCGGCTACTGGCGCGCGGCCCGGCCCGGACGGTTCAGATCAGCCCCGGCATCGGTTGCCGACGGCCACAAACCCATGTAA
- a CDS encoding carbamoyltransferase HypF: MHESLRRRIIVTGQVQGVGFRPFVYRLALERGLSGSVRNAPQGVIIDIQGPGRDVEAFARDLTEKLPPLARILSLQASDLPPVTGETAFAIGTSAPGTGHNVLISPDVAICANCLADMADPANRRYRYPFTNCTDCGPRYTITRSIPYDRATTSMACFPMCPECAAEYADPLNRRFHAQPNACPVCGPKVWLTDASGATLAEHDPALAALARELAAGRIAAIKGLGGFHLACDAGHDDAVATLRQRKSRPSKPFAVMVPDLDAAQRIGDVTRDAAGLLSGSVRPIVLVPTRADGPLSRLIGPDTRETGVMLPYTPLHHVLFEHLSQALGPDRVLALVMTSGNAGGEPICLGNREALARLSGIADVFLFHNRDILVRTDDSVVRPHGPRGMTPPEMTVRVDDSAVRPHGQGPSPDAASAPAVQFLRRARGYTPSPVALPVSGPCVLGTGPHLKCTLCLTKADQAFVSQHIGDMENLETLAFYREMLAHLRDILRVTPEMVVCDLHPDYLTTRLALEELGLPVTRLQHHFAHIHAVLAEHAWRPEAGPVLGLALDGTGYGGDGTLWGGECLLVDVRGPVHERLGHFSPMRLPGGEAAIREPWRIALGMLADVGQKARTFRPPWLEENEKAAAVVAVMLEKNLNCPVSTSCGRLFDAVSALLGVCARIDHEGQAAIRLEMIQDHAETRAYACPVLTDSSPAVLDTRTLFDQAASDFSRGIPAPAISRRFHLGLMDGLTRLAGIMAEARGTRHVALSGGSMQNRTLARELPDRLRGLGLSPLVHMALPPGDGCISLGQAAYGLWTRAALSG, from the coding sequence ATGCATGAGAGTCTCCGTCGCCGCATCATCGTCACCGGGCAGGTCCAGGGCGTGGGGTTTCGGCCCTTTGTCTACCGGCTGGCCCTGGAGCGGGGATTGTCCGGAAGCGTGCGCAACGCCCCCCAGGGCGTGATCATCGATATCCAGGGACCGGGTCGGGACGTGGAGGCCTTTGCCCGGGACCTGACGGAAAAACTGCCGCCCCTGGCCCGGATCCTGTCCCTGCAAGCGTCCGATCTCCCCCCCGTCACGGGCGAGACGGCCTTCGCCATCGGCACAAGCGCCCCCGGGACCGGACACAACGTGCTCATAAGCCCGGACGTGGCCATCTGCGCCAACTGCCTGGCGGACATGGCCGACCCGGCCAACCGCCGGTACCGCTATCCCTTCACCAACTGCACCGACTGCGGCCCGCGCTACACCATCACCCGGTCCATCCCCTACGACCGGGCCACCACCTCCATGGCCTGTTTTCCCATGTGCCCGGAGTGCGCCGCGGAATACGCCGATCCCTTAAACCGCCGCTTTCACGCCCAGCCCAACGCCTGCCCGGTCTGCGGCCCCAAGGTCTGGCTGACGGACGCCTCGGGCGCGACCCTGGCCGAACACGATCCGGCCCTGGCCGCCCTGGCCCGGGAGCTGGCCGCCGGGCGCATCGCGGCCATCAAGGGCCTGGGGGGGTTCCACCTGGCCTGCGACGCCGGACACGACGACGCCGTGGCGACCCTGCGGCAGCGCAAATCCCGGCCCTCCAAGCCCTTCGCGGTCATGGTCCCGGACCTGGACGCGGCCCAGCGGATCGGCGACGTCACCCGGGACGCGGCCGGCCTTTTGTCCGGGTCCGTGCGGCCCATCGTGCTTGTGCCCACCCGGGCCGACGGCCCCCTGTCGCGGCTGATCGGTCCGGACACCCGGGAGACCGGGGTCATGCTGCCGTACACCCCGCTGCACCACGTGCTTTTCGAGCATCTTTCCCAAGCCCTCGGCCCGGACCGCGTTTTGGCCCTGGTCATGACCTCGGGCAACGCCGGGGGCGAGCCCATCTGCCTCGGCAACCGCGAGGCCTTGGCGCGGCTTTCCGGAATCGCGGACGTCTTTTTGTTCCACAACCGGGACATCCTGGTGCGCACGGACGATTCCGTGGTGCGCCCCCATGGTCCACGTGGAATGACGCCACCGGAAATGACGGTGCGCGTGGACGATTCCGCAGTGCGCCCCCATGGTCAGGGCCCGTCCCCGGACGCCGCGTCCGCCCCCGCCGTCCAGTTCCTGCGCCGGGCCAGGGGCTACACGCCCTCGCCCGTGGCCCTGCCCGTCTCCGGGCCCTGCGTCCTGGGCACCGGGCCGCACCTCAAATGCACCCTGTGCCTGACCAAGGCCGACCAGGCCTTTGTCAGCCAGCACATCGGCGACATGGAGAACCTGGAAACCCTGGCCTTCTACCGGGAGATGCTGGCCCATTTGCGGGACATCCTGCGGGTGACCCCGGAGATGGTCGTGTGCGACCTGCACCCGGACTACCTGACCACCCGCCTGGCCCTGGAGGAACTGGGCCTGCCGGTTACGCGCCTGCAGCACCACTTCGCCCACATCCACGCCGTGCTGGCCGAGCACGCCTGGAGGCCCGAGGCCGGTCCGGTCCTGGGGCTGGCCCTGGACGGCACGGGGTACGGAGGAGACGGAACCCTGTGGGGCGGCGAATGCCTTCTGGTCGACGTGCGCGGCCCGGTCCACGAGCGCCTGGGGCACTTCTCGCCCATGCGCCTGCCCGGGGGCGAGGCGGCCATCCGGGAGCCCTGGCGCATCGCCCTGGGCATGCTCGCGGACGTGGGCCAAAAGGCGCGGACCTTTCGCCCGCCCTGGCTCGAAGAAAACGAAAAGGCGGCGGCCGTTGTCGCGGTGATGCTGGAAAAAAACCTGAACTGCCCGGTGTCCACCAGTTGCGGGAGGCTTTTCGACGCGGTCAGCGCCCTGCTTGGGGTGTGCGCCCGCATCGACCACGAGGGCCAGGCGGCCATCCGGCTGGAGATGATCCAGGACCATGCCGAGACGCGGGCCTACGCCTGCCCGGTCCTCACCGACAGTTCCCCGGCCGTTCTGGACACGCGAACCCTTTTCGACCAGGCCGCCTCGGACTTTTCGCGCGGGATTCCCGCGCCGGCCATAAGCCGCCGCTTCCATCTGGGGCTCATGGACGGCCTGACACGCCTGGCCGGGATCATGGCCGAAGCGCGCGGCACGCGGCATGTGGCCTTAAGCGGCGGGAGCATGCAGAACCGGACCCTGGCCCGGGAGCTTCCCGACCGGCTACGGGGCCTGGGCCTTTCGCCCCTTGTGCACATGGCCCTGCCTCCCGGAGACGGCTGCATCAGCCTTGGGCAGGCGGCCTATGGGCTGTGGACGCGGGCGGCCCTGTCGGGATGA
- a CDS encoding ABC transporter substrate-binding protein gives MFARILFALTVLVLCAGPAAAAAPAGDPILVGGLFAESGPAAFVGTPSRLVAEMTVKKINDAGGILGRPLKLVIHDTESNPDVALRMARQLVEAENVLAIIGPTSTGEGLAVKKYTEEKKVPTIMTVGGDPIIAGGNFGPFTWTFKTPQRTSIAVQKVYEHLKAKGVTSVAVMTAKDAFGQDGLAHLKNLAGKYGIEIIAEETFDPKGTDFSAQAFKLQTAGPRAVIIWTIGPAGAIAAKNFAALPGDKPLVVECHGQPGPEFPQLAGPAAEGVIMPATKLMAPDSLPASDPQAAVVRAFIADYEKEGIQAKFPLNTHSGYAYDALILLQAGLQKAGKADQAALRDALETLTNVVGVSGVFTITPEDHNGLSTDSLVMLEVKNGAYTVAK, from the coding sequence ATGTTCGCCCGCATCCTCTTCGCCTTGACCGTCCTTGTCCTGTGTGCCGGTCCGGCCGCCGCGGCCGCCCCCGCCGGCGACCCCATCCTTGTCGGCGGACTGTTCGCCGAATCCGGCCCGGCCGCCTTTGTGGGCACCCCAAGCCGCCTGGTGGCGGAGATGACCGTCAAGAAGATCAACGACGCCGGCGGCATCCTCGGCCGGCCCCTGAAACTCGTCATCCACGACACCGAATCCAACCCCGACGTGGCCCTGCGCATGGCCCGCCAGCTCGTCGAGGCCGAGAACGTCCTGGCCATCATCGGCCCCACCTCCACAGGCGAGGGCCTGGCCGTCAAAAAGTACACCGAGGAGAAAAAGGTCCCGACCATCATGACCGTGGGCGGCGACCCGATCATCGCCGGCGGCAACTTCGGCCCCTTCACCTGGACCTTCAAGACCCCCCAGCGCACGTCCATCGCCGTGCAAAAGGTGTACGAGCACCTCAAGGCCAAGGGCGTCACCTCCGTGGCGGTCATGACCGCAAAAGACGCCTTCGGACAGGACGGACTGGCCCACTTGAAAAACCTGGCCGGAAAATACGGTATCGAGATCATCGCCGAGGAAACCTTCGATCCCAAGGGCACGGACTTCTCGGCCCAGGCCTTCAAGCTCCAGACCGCCGGCCCCAGGGCCGTGATCATCTGGACCATCGGACCGGCCGGGGCCATCGCCGCCAAGAACTTCGCCGCCCTGCCCGGGGACAAGCCCCTGGTGGTGGAATGCCACGGCCAGCCCGGCCCCGAATTCCCGCAACTGGCCGGCCCGGCCGCCGAGGGCGTGATCATGCCCGCCACCAAACTCATGGCCCCGGACTCCCTGCCCGCCTCGGACCCCCAGGCCGCCGTGGTCCGCGCGTTTATCGCCGACTACGAAAAGGAGGGCATCCAGGCCAAATTCCCCCTGAACACCCACTCCGGCTACGCCTACGACGCCCTGATCCTGCTCCAGGCCGGACTGCAAAAGGCCGGCAAGGCCGATCAGGCCGCCCTGCGCGACGCCCTGGAGACCCTGACGAACGTGGTGGGCGTCTCGGGCGTGTTCACCATCACCCCCGAAGACCATAACGGCCTGTCCACCGACTCCCTGGTCATGCTCGAGGTCAAGAACGGCGCGTATACGGTGGCGAAGTAG
- a CDS encoding helix-turn-helix domain-containing protein codes for MLEPTKKPPTEAVSEARFAGPADKIRELARVAHTLGLTEVSGTVPWRELFPEFQGKENWAVALRGARGKEGLTQKALAALTGIPQSHISSMENGRMPIGRQRAMRLAEVLKIDYRILL; via the coding sequence ATGTTGGAACCCACGAAAAAGCCCCCTACTGAGGCGGTTTCGGAGGCGCGTTTTGCCGGGCCGGCGGACAAGATCCGGGAACTGGCCCGGGTGGCGCACACCCTGGGCCTGACCGAGGTCTCGGGAACGGTTCCCTGGCGCGAGCTTTTCCCGGAGTTCCAGGGCAAAGAGAACTGGGCCGTGGCCCTGCGCGGGGCCAGGGGCAAGGAGGGCCTGACCCAGAAGGCCCTGGCCGCGCTCACGGGCATCCCCCAAAGCCACATCTCGTCCATGGAAAACGGCCGCATGCCCATCGGCAGGCAGCGGGCCATGCGCCTGGCCGAGGTCCTCAAGATCGACTACCGGATTTTGTTGTGA